A section of the Chlorocebus sabaeus isolate Y175 chromosome 17, mChlSab1.0.hap1, whole genome shotgun sequence genome encodes:
- the LOC119626722 gene encoding histone H4 has product MSGRGKGGKGLGKGGAKRHRKVLRDNIQGITKPAIRRLARRGGVKRISGLIYEETRGVLKVFLENVIRDAVTYTEHAKRKTVTAMDVVYALKRQGRTLYGFGG; this is encoded by the coding sequence ATGTCTGGTCGCGGCAAGGGTGGGAAGGGTCTAGGTAAGGGTGGCGCCAAGCGTCACCGCAAGGTGTTGCGCGACAATATCCAAGGAATCACCAAGCCAGCCATCCGGCGCCTGGCTCGCCGCGGCGGCGTCAAGCGTATTTCTGGCCTCATCTATGAGGAGACTCGCGGAGTTCTGAAGGTTTTTCTGGAAAATGTAATCCGCGATGCTGTCACCTACACGGAGCACGCCAAACGCAAGACGGTCACAGCCATGGACGTGGTGTACGCGCTCAAGCGCCAGGGACGCACTCTGTATGGCTTTGGCGGCTGA